Below is a genomic region from Cherax quadricarinatus isolate ZL_2023a unplaced genomic scaffold, ASM3850222v1 Contig836, whole genome shotgun sequence.
tagaaagacacgtaagcaaacactaacatattagaaaacgtttcggtcctgggaccttgatcacttctaacatacagaggtagaaagacgtgatcaaggtcccaggaccgaaacgttttctaataaatatgttatagtgtttgcttacgtgtctttctaaaccaacttgtcggtatttattaccaaggtttataccaccattacccatatacacaactccacaaattttcacctggTCCACGACACCACCTCATCCCCCCACCCCTGCCCTCccgcccatcccattcacccaatctcatgagctttgatttatgcacattcactgccatacctgttgccatcccaaaaacatctataactctctccagaccctccagaCCCTCCaagccctccctcccactcactaggacagttgtgtcatcaacataacctatGATACCGGGACTcgcacctcgtatgtcctcccttaccccctcatgtatgcacctttccactgccctataaaacggattctgtaaacatgcaaataatagtGACAACGGGCATAcctgcctcaatcccctgcccatttccacatgcaaccccacccttccattaatctgtacacacatcccagctccccgatataaagtacgtgcccaattcacaatgttctccccgaacccctgccgctccatgattctccacagagcctccctctcgacactgtcatatgccgttctccaatagaacgccaataccccacgttccccctcttgcggacctcaataaaccttctaataaccccatgcccctcatacattgatctccccggaatcccaaattgacccctcactattacctttccaatgacctttatacgatttcccaaaatttttgcaataagtttgtagtctgcacacgAGTGATATCATCCAataatctctcactgtgcaccgactttcaccctttggcaccaaaactactagcgctatcgcctgcaaaggtcccaacgcacctctctcttttatgatattaaataattgcaccaaaaaatcttttaatactccccaatgctgtatgtaaaactccgcaggcagcccatctatccccggcaccttacccctgctcatactcattaaagccgtccacacctcttcctccacaataggcccctgtaactgttccctgtcgtccctgtccagcacacactacacccatCCCCTCCcgtctctcttaaagccccctctctcacacccacactcctcatatatgcactaagccaagcatcaatataccctcccatcccctctgttgtcaccaaatcttgtccctccctatacccctcgatgtcctcaagaactctcaaacccaccatttccattgcaacgcgccggcgcccctgccctcgcaggacacacgccgatggtctatcaccccacatgacgacctccaacccccctaaaacccttgccgcatcaaacctctctctttgcacttccattaggcgttccttcactccttctatgtcagccactggggctcccatccccccctttCCTCTCATAAtgctcccttaactgcccctcaagatacctaataagcccataagccaactgattctcgtgctGTCCCTGTCGTACATAGAACTCTCAAATTctcgtcttcgccgtcacatcccaccatctcaacacatccccattgacttccatcccctcccataagtctttccaccattgtgcaaataggaccctcccctcaacatcttgaagcaaccgaacattcaatttccaataactcttatacctgttcggccgaccctcccatcccaaatccaccaaaacacctctatgatcagaaaaaaagacatccaaaacccttacactccgcaccactgctttccttgtcacgtacATCCTGTCTAGTCGTGCAGCATACCcacctcacaaaggtgtgctgcacctcccacgccgccccccctccacatccaccaaccccaccccggttaaaaggtccctcagaacgccagaacaatatcctgctcccctaggttccacatcccttCGGCGTATGACGCAATTCCATTCCCCTCCCACCACaactaatgctggaagcgaccttaagtgatacaccagcACTTCACTTaaaaactcattcttcactcgactgtccccctccgccggaccataaacacacaaaagacatctcatctcttccccatgtcccatccactcttataaccctcccctcccccctcctcaaaATGTACAGTAAATGGgttagcctccctcaccaaattAGCCACTCCTTTCAATCTCATTGAGTGTGCCgcatacagtatacccctcaatcatcaacatacaacccagcttgtggttgtgctcttgcacaaactacatctacaccatacctaatgagcatctcatgaaaccatacACACTTCCTATAATTtctcagaccattaacatttatagagagactcttgaatttgtcaatggcggttttcctttacgtactgcaccacctttatccccttcccctttatacgcccttgatcttcaatcaccagtctgtgatctgctttcacatgcccctttcCCCTGgacccccaggtccatgctcaaccacttcagcccaaacctttttgcccaaacgctgtgccggagtgagcacatcgtccacgtccgagggcactgccgctctcttccgtgacactcgagcctttctccccACCTCCATCCGGAAGCCATCCCcatgcacttccgccaccaccgtgccaatttgcaacccagcctcaacctgggtctctaacatgcctccccccctctcaccacctggaaccccagcagtaTCCAGGGCACCCACGAGCctctcaactgtgacctctcctggggtccctaacaggtcgtggaggactatcaatggtagcctccacggccctgtcctcaccacgcgacaccacatctctggtctccggtgcctgcccggcagcGCATGACactctcggaagagttacacactcttcctccctcaaggcctcctcgacctccacactccaagccttgttcaaggaaaccgactcaggtcgtaCCAAATTCAACATcgcaaggtcctctgatgcctccttatgctgttccttcgcctgtgtaccctgttgtttaacacattgcacagcaatgtgatcataggcaccgcataaGCGACAGGTACGTCGTTGCCCCACATAAGTCACCATTACTCGAGTCCTAAAGccttctaggaaaatataggaaggaataggatgcctctCATTTtcaaggaaaaacttccttcaggcatcccagcatacgatccttccttccacttccccaATGTAGCCAtgtgaacagtcccaaacttctcgaagacggcacgtaggtctgcctcatcatcctcaaagggtacattcctcATCTTCACCCAGATATAATGGTGGGACacatgtagccttaccgtcactgcaggattcactggtacacaaagatcttggaacctggcgactatgtcctcgtatacacttgcattgcgaaatttcacaaaaattctatatgccccgttcaaggctacaccatacagatcttcgttggcaatgctgtatatgtccctgatgatggcaggtaataaaacttgcaTGCACAGCCCCATGCAtcacttctatgccgacagtgtttacccttcttattgcctgctgcgccattttgagaaaaccaagttgtcaccgactgacagcagagggcagtctcagctcacgtccgctcgtccaAGAGGTTGTGCGACGAATGTGTGGGGAGAGTACTGGcatggtgaggggagggggagaggactGGCATggtaaggggagggggagaggactggcatggtgatgggagggggtagaggaCTGGCTTGGTGAGGGTAGGGGGGAGAGGACTGGaatggtgaggggagggggaccAGGGAGTCAATAACGCAGCTTGGTGAGGTGTATTTGTCAGTTCACTTAGCGTCTTCACAAGAATAACACATCCTCCATATTGTCAAGGTTTGTGGTCAATCATAATTTTATTTGTATATTTTcactgaaatttttttttttttttttatattttaagagTTTAATTCTATTTTTAAGTGTGTACATAGTCTTCTAAGATTGGGTGTTAAGTATATTTAATGACTTTAAATCTATTGAACTCCTTATTTTACTTAATTTTCTCGAAATTTGTTTAACATTTATCTTGAGTTCCTTTATACTGACATTTTAGTAGTTCTAACTCTATGATTAGGAAACTTGCTCTCAAGCCATACTGCATAAAGCACCTAATACTTTAATTCTCGTTTTTAAAGAACTGAAAACTTTATTTTCATCACTTttgaaattttaatttttaatctTTTCTTTCTCTTACAGATGGCTGCCAACCTGATACTGCACATACTGGCATGTCTGGCTCTGGTCGGTAACTAAGCCTCGCTTACCCTGATAAGCTTAAAAGGGCTTTTGTACTTAAATAAGAAAACCATGTAAACTCTACCCCAAGTAGCTTACTgataaaatacattttttttttccttaggtgATAGGACATAAACTTTTAACCCTTGGTTAGTCTTCCATAGTCATATGTACTTTATTTAATCAGTCGTCTTTCGTAATATTTCTAGGTGCAAGGACAACGTATCAGTACTTACGAAGCACACCCTCCCATCGTTGTTCCTACGGAAACTACTTCAACTATCATTGATCAGGTATTAACTGCACTGTAATATAAACCTGAATACAAACTGTGTGGGGTTTTATCCTAATCCGAATCTTATCCTTTCAGACTACAgttactcacacactgagggaaaCTACAACATCAGATGTTTGGGTCACGGATCAAACAAAAGTGACGCTAACAGTCACCCAAACTACAACACACTGGGACTTTGTCCCTCAACAACCACGGACAGTGACTTCTGTTATAAGGGTCACGTCAACACCTGTAAGAACTTGCCTGCACTTAATTATGTAATTAATACGTAATGTTACACTGTAACCTAATTACCTCCATTTCTTCCACAGGTATTACTAGTAACTGCTACAGTTGGAGCAAACCCCGTGAGCACAATGATCTCTATCTTCAGCCAGTTTGttactgtcacagacactgttaaATACTGGCAGACAATAACACATGTTGACGTCACACACCAGATTCAAACTGTTCCTGTTGTGACTACCCAAGATTTGTTGCAAGAGATCGTAACTACTGTAACCcagattgttactactactgtcacctcCACAACTGCCCGTTACTACGGTTAACTTCAGTGACTCcccctgctgatgttgctgactTTATTTACTGTTTAAATTCTTTAATTTCAGTTGTAAACATAAAGTTTAAGTCCTAGAAATATTTTTGTTTAAATTTTGTTAAACTTCAAACTTTAAGTTTAAAGTTTCTTGAATAAGGCAAAATTACTTCAATTTTCCAAACTAAAATAACCAAGTTGGGTTGGAAAGGGATAAAAATTTCACTAGTTTGGTACTTCATTTTTTTCACGTTTATCCTTTAAAGTACAACCTTTAACATCAATGTTACAAACATTACCATACAAGACAGTACTTGTGTGAAGTACCTAAAATAACCCGGATGTCGGTGACTTACTTTGATTGCTATTTACACAATATTTTGATAAACTTGAATCCAATACCAATTTCCTAGCAGTTTCCtgcatttgatttttttttttttttttttttttttagcactaTTGGATACCCCTTTGAGACTGCATGAAAGTCATGCGCTTCCCACGACTTGGTCGAAAACAAAATTAACTTACCATTTTATTTGTTAAATCTACTTCATCGTAGTAGACCTGGCAATCATAATtttgtggcaaagtttcgctctccagaagctttataaagccattacaaacaatacatggacacagagggtatataaaggctcagtgaagtgtaatactagtgaggtaccatttcgatgttcgctactactagtggtggtagtgactaataaaatatggtagagcaattaatttttacacgagtaaaaggatataaaagctattacttgggtaacctaaaatataggttggacaaatgtagagtggaatgaggcagcttgtttcagtgtccaCTCTGTGCTtttagtataacaggagagacttgTGATGGCAGggcatcgggtttttcctaagagcataccgaatttgtagtcctgagtttcttgaagagtgtacatacattgttacattttccttttttcatcaaagactgcaagaaaagagctcttcagatcataaattctccacgcatcaacaccactcccagcaaagttttaattcttcccaacagccaggttgcactgaacgtctcaaaagtactttcacaagctaacaccagagtcgccattgcttctagcacttcaataaaggatataactaCGACAAAatatccaagcaccacgaaccagtcaatgcaggagtttacactataccctgtggaggctgtaacaagatttacgtaggtgaaacggccagaaacctcgacacccgcctcaatgaacacttttacgcatgtaggaacgataacttgaacaacgcctgtgtacaacaccgaaattccaccaatcatctcgtgAAATTGAGacacccaattagtgatcaaggaaactaatttccgcagacgcaagtgcctcgaatcagcactgatcgcagtttcgaatacaattaaacaaaaatgcagcttcaccatctccgaagtcttggcaagaatcctcctgaaaacagtaaaccctgccattacATACTCTCccgttatactacacaaagcagagtgaacactgaaacaagctgcctcattccactcTACATTTTTgtccttttatatccttttactcgtgtacgaattaattgttctaccatattgtattaattttgtcactaccactactaccaccaccgctagtgaacatcgaaatggtacctcactagtattacacctcactgaGCTTtttatataccctgtgtccatgtattgtttgtaatggcttgataaagctcctggagagcgaaacgctgccacaatgtcacattagttgcacttgtgtccttttactttacatattgtcggtaattctaccgacTTTATTACAATCATAATTTTCTTGCGTAGCAACTTTGTTTCTGCTGCAACCCAGAGGTTGCAGTTAATTGCACAGCTTAATTATGCACAttcatattataatcaaaaagcgctaagccacaagggctatacagcgctgcagggtagggaaggaagcaagggaattggatggcagaagggaggggggatgatcagcaggttacagaaaacagcggggcaggggatagtacgggggtagagggtagcaagagattcaagtagaaagggctgaaagtatcagaatttgtgaagtaagtcagtcgttgtcaaaaagtcaatgagagagtccggatgaaaggtgggtccatcagcgagaagggaaggtaaagagagagcagcgggtcgaagacgacgacagaggtaaattctgcgtgctcgttgataaagtgggcagtccaacagaatgtggctgactgataatggagcttggcaattctcagagaggaacaagacgcctctccatgagatatccatgagtaagacgagtatggccaatgcgaagacgagagagagtagtctcccaacctcgacactggtgagaagaagacggccagtaacctatactcggtttaatagactgaagtttgttgccgagcatagtagaccaacgttgttgccaacgggtgtgaaggtgggaagatattacagcaaaatagtccgtacatggaatacctctaagaaactggtaggtcatgtactgctgaccgcgcagcagtgtctgcctgttcattgccctgtacgtcaacatgaccagggacccaacaaaaaacattatctttatgcttggtaaagatgcggcgtagccaaagttggatacggaggactaaggggtgaggtgtatcaaatttttgtatagcctgtaaagcattaagggagtctgagacaaccacaaatgatgacacaggcatagatgcaatacggataagtgctgtaaggatggcatataattcagcagtaaaaatactagccgaagatagtaaatgcccttgtacgacgctgaccggaaacactgctgcgaatcctacgccgtcagaagacttagagccatctgtgtacacagcaatggcatgagaatgagtgaaagtggtcaagaaaaagagcgggaagcgaccgtagacagttgggctttcgagcaagggagggagaaagaacagactcgaacagctggaacttcccaggggggtagggaaaagtgagatgctacatgtacatagaaaggtggtagttgaagagaagacaagagcgaatgaaggcgaagagagaagggacggagtaagcaggggcggcgaacaaataaagaatgtctaataatatcggtgaccattctataaatggaaggattgcggagatcatgagagcgtacatagtagcgcaggcaatgggcatcacggcgatcggataaggatggaacgttcgcttctgcatagaggctttcgacaggggaagagcgaaaagcaccaaggcataaacgtaatccttggtgatgaatggggttaaggctagagagagtagcaggagatgccgctgaatagatctggtcaccataatcaagtttcgataaaataagggtggaatgtaggtgaaggagggttcgacgatcagctccccacgaaagatgagcaagggttttaagaaggttcagccggctgtgacaagttgccttcagagaggtaatgtgaggtttccaggataacctacgatcaaagaggaggcccagaaacttgactgtatcacgttcagggatacgggagccatagaggtacaaaggatgatcggagatgacagagcgtctagtgaaagtgatttggtgggttttagtgctggaaaatttaaacccatgcgtggtggcccaattggaaacacggtcgactgcatgctggagagaaactgtaaggaggtgacagtcagcgcctgcacaggcaatagcgaagtcatcaacatagtgatgaccaaatatttgatggaagactagaggccaaatcattaatagcaaggagaaaaagtgttgtgctcagaacacatccctgggggacaccttcagcttggataaagtccggggagagcacattattaacccgaacacggaaatgcctgtcagttaaaaagttcttaaggaaggatggtaaattgcctcgaaggcctaaggagtgggcttgggctaaaatattatacctccaagttgtgtcatatgccttctcaaggtcaaaaaatatggcaataactgagtggttattcgcaaaggcattacgaacatacgtatccaagcgcagtaaggggtctatggtagaacgtcccttacgaaagccatattgacgagtggagagactgttgtgtgtctctaaataccacactaaacgtctatttactagacgttccattactttgcaaactgcactggtaagagcaatgggacgatagtgggaggtttcatgtcccgtagtgcctggtttgcggaaagggagaacaatggcggatttccacagctgtggaagaactccttgtgaccaaataagattgtaaaggcgtaataggactgcaagggctgactgatgtaaatgttgtagcatacgaatatgaatgtcgtcgggcccagctgccgatgatcgacaagctgagagtgttgcctccagttcttgaagtgtaaaaggcacattatattgttcttctctgagagaagaaaagtccaagggtgctaactctctggcagactttgaggaaagaaatgaagggcatagatggagtccatgagaaatacggaccagatgattgccaatttcattggcaacatctagtgggtttgctatatcaacaccggcaacccgcagaacaggagccgggtcaggagaatatttaccactcagttttcgtacttttttccagactgcactcatagaggaagcagaggtgatggtggagacataatctcgccagcaagtgcgtttagcgtcacggatgacacggcgagcgatcgcacgcttctgtttaaaatcaaggagtcgctctgtggttctattgtaccggtacctgccccatgcagcgcgtttcaaacgtactgcacgagcacaagcaggagaccaccaaggcacgcatttctgagaatgccttcccgaagtttggggtatagaatgagaagctgcggtgaaaacggaggacgagaagaggtgtaaaagctcatcgatggaggacgaagaaggaacctctttaaaaacagtcaggtgtgagtaaaggttccaatttgcccgattaaattgccagcgtggggtgcgaagaggtggcgaatatgaaggggaagtaagaatgattgggaaatgatcactgtcatgtaagtccgggagaacagaccaagtgaagtctaatgcggcggaggaagagcaaactgagagatcgatgcaagagagagtatgagtccgaggatcaaaagggtgtgagtacctgtatttaaaacatggagggggtgggtggcaagaaaagcctctaactgaattccacgggaatcacagtgagacccccccccccagaggaaatggtgggcattaaaatcaccaagtaacagaatcggtggcggtaatgacgaaacaaggaaggcaaaatccggaatagataatgcccgagaaggagagagatataaagaacagagcgtataccacctatgtaagtggatatgggctgctgtgtaatgcagcgaagtatgaacaaatagctgatggtacggaatatcagtgcggagaagaagggcactttcattaaaggtcccatcaggaaaaggatctgaagaatacaataaattatagcctgagatgtgagaaataacagcagagtgtaattttggttcctgtaagcaaacaccaacaggggcaaactgggagagtaacatctgaagctcaccccgattacccctgaggccgcgtatattccactgtaaaaaggccatgattggcaatgataaagatacttgaaatccgcaggtaagggttcctacggactagaagggttagaaaagtccacatgcggaggcagtggaaaatgttcaagcagcgaaggaacggtgcgctgtgaagaaaggagttgcgcagatggagcagaggagagagaaagagcggaaggtggatcagtgtctattgatggtttggtctctgcaatatattcagagattgcttcaagtgtttcggaattcagagatgtcgtatgggagacaatattgggaatggtagggggaggatgagtaaagattggaactgtattggactgtaccaaggtaggggggggcgaaagggtggagggaactggagaagcgtggcaggggacagaagagacaggaacctgggaggtggcagaagaggaagaaacttgggaaggaacaggggaggaaggtacattacgaggaggagggtgaacctctgcacttgtaactgagccagtgagaggggaagaactagggacagagacagggagggtaaaatgaggaggtggaagatgggtaggaggtgttaccggacctttttttgacttttgagaagtagagggacgattgggaagaggtgtcgtacgaggtctcgtcgatactgaggcttgtaagagagaactcgaagaagcgagattagactgaggcgttgaagtagggacgtctgagccgaggacagcaaaaggattagatacaggagtgattatgggagaggtaaccacagaggtgggtgtagaagatgggataccagaagtggggggacgttttgaaacacgggaataagaaacacgtgggagtctcccttggaggcggagatgagaaactgccatggcataagggagaccttctgtctctttgaggtaacggatttcccgctcgtttaaatagacctgacaacggcgagagtacgaagggtgagcctcatgacagttaaggcaagagggagatcgattgcaagacgtattagaatggtcatcggcaccacagactgggcattcggcgatagatctgcaatatttcgctggatggccaaatcgccagcaatttctacactgttgtggtgtagggatcacctttcgaacttgtaaccgatgtcctgctatataaacggaggatgggagttctcggctgtcaaaagttaaacgagccacattgctagggtatcgtctccgcccacgggcaggaagaacgtaagtgtctaccttgaggattgggagatcttggagttccagctgttctagaatgtcggtgccacatgtctggaaattttgttggactatggtatggggcagaatgacggtaccactacaagaattgagggaatgatgtttttcaagggtgacaggaacagtatctatatgggaaagacgagagagctcacgagcctgggtagcattctgtatggtaatgatgcacgtaccgctcttaagagcatgaaaagaa
It encodes:
- the LOC128700585 gene encoding uncharacterized protein, which translates into the protein MAANLILHILACLALVQGQRISTYEAHPPIVVPTETTSTIIDQTTVTHTLRETTTSDVWVTDQTKVTLTVTQTTTHWDFVPQQPRTVTSVIRVTSTPVLLVTATVGANPVSTMISIFSQFVTVTDTVKYWQTITHVDVTHQIQTVPVVTTQDLLQEIVTTVTQIVTTTVTSTTARYYG